The following coding sequences are from one Fimbriimonadaceae bacterium window:
- a CDS encoding HEPN domain-containing protein, giving the protein MPGEPEKWLTKARQDERAAEILHGAGGARSLVAYHLQQAAEKRMKAEMAAMGLRPRKTHDLEEIAVALERPVTDEVMEALRSLSTLAWMTRYPDWDEPTEAEPAQFIAEHRRVVDWLGARD; this is encoded by the coding sequence ATGCCCGGTGAACCGGAGAAGTGGCTCACCAAGGCCCGACAGGACGAACGGGCGGCGGAGATCTTGCACGGCGCGGGAGGTGCGCGAAGCCTTGTCGCCTACCACCTCCAACAGGCGGCAGAAAAGCGGATGAAGGCGGAAATGGCGGCGATGGGCTTGCGGCCACGGAAGACTCACGACCTGGAGGAAATCGCCGTGGCCCTGGAACGCCCGGTCACTGACGAAGTCATGGAAGCCTTGAGGTCACTCTCGACACTTGCCTGGATGACGCGTTACCCCGACTGGGACGAGCCTACCGAAGCCGAACCGGCCCAATTCATCGCGGAGCATCGCCGGGTCGTGGACTGGCTGGGAGCCCGAGATTGA
- a CDS encoding nucleotidyltransferase domain-containing protein, with product MRKEEVLSLIVKRMRETFEVRRIILFGSQARGDADPESDFDVLVEVESDLPLRARLLAGQAALSKRRFSIDLLVLTPEEVARQASFRGSAVDWALEEGVTIYAR from the coding sequence GTGAGAAAAGAGGAGGTCCTCAGCTTGATCGTCAAGCGCATGCGCGAAACGTTCGAGGTGCGCCGCATCATCTTGTTCGGTTCCCAAGCGCGGGGCGACGCAGACCCGGAGAGCGACTTTGACGTCCTCGTGGAAGTGGAGAGCGACTTGCCCTTGCGAGCAAGGCTCCTGGCCGGCCAAGCCGCGTTGAGTAAGCGCCGGTTCTCGATCGACCTGCTGGTCCTCACCCCCGAGGAAGTCGCCCGGCAGGCCAGCTTTCGCGGATCGGCAGTGGACTGGGCCCTTGAGGAGGGGGTGACGATCTATGCCCGGTGA